GATttcatcttggtcaagaagattatGGATAATGTGGTGACCAAGAAGGCTCAGTTGACCAAGGAGGTGAACAAATattgtcaagatcgaggagTTTAGATAGATGCGATAAATTGAATTGGCGTTTTATGCTTCAAGTGTTATTTGACTCGATTCGACGTGATCCTCTCTTTATCGACTCACCATAAGTTCTTTGTTGTAGTTAATGACCTGCGAAAGTCAGTTACTCCGTCTGTTCCGTACTCTGTAAAACTCGGCTTTACCCGTATATCCTTGTCCCTGCTATCCCTGCATGTTGCAACTGCCGTTATCTTATCACTGTCGATCATGAAAATTTTGCGCACCAATGAAAGCAAGTCGCAAATACTCCAATTTTCTCCAAAATACTAAGGAGACAGTGACGTAAATTAATCGGAACAAAACATCTGCAGATCCATTCACGGTCCGATTCAACAGATAAAGATGGAGTCATAAATGTTCAATTGGTAATATACAGCTAAAATCATCGCTAATAAAAATGCTCATTGGTGGTATCGTCGCTTAAGCAATGGGCTCGCAGGTAAAGACACCACGGACTTCGCCCTTGTGGAACTTGAGGATCTGAGGGTTTGTTAGTGTGGATCATAAAGATAACAAAGAGGCAAACTTACAATGTCATCAATGGAAGCATAAGTTCCACCAACGAGGACAATCATGCCGATCACAAAGATAAGACcgttggcgatggcgagagGAAGGTTTTCCTTGGAGTACCAGGGTCCCTTGCGGATGAGCATGAACCACATAATGGCAGGGAAGTAAAAGGTAAAAcccgagatgaagagggaggaggagatggacaGAAGATCGTTAAAGAAGGGGATGGCCTCAGCGATGACGAAAGcaacgatggtgatgacagTAACGAGAACCAACCAAGTGATCCAGCCcatcttggtgttgatgtagCGGATGATGGAGTCCTTGAAGACACGTCCGTGGATGTAGCGACCAACGAccgtggtgttgatggatcCGGAAATGAAGATGACGGGAAGCGCAACACCAAAGGCgatcttggagatgaggtCACCAGCAGAGAGAAGAGCAGGAGACTGGACATCCTGGCCGACAAAGGCGTAGATGAGAGCACCGGTAAGAGTGTAGATACCAATCTCAATCAGACCGAGAGACCAGATAGACTTGACATAGTCGGCGGGTGTGTGCATCTCATCCATGAAGCTGAACTGGCAGACAGCAAAGGAGTaggcaaagacaatgttggtgatggcgatgaaggcGTCGGTGAAGCTGAGGTTGTCCTTGGGCCAGGCTGACCAGTTGACAGAGGACATGCCACCGTCAGAGTTGCCAGCCTGGATGCCGGTagcaatgatggtgataaggacagcgacgatgatggagacgaagTCAATGTAACCGAGGATGGCAACCTCGGCGAATGAGGGAGGgatagcgacgatgaggaggatgatggcggagacgacaccaaagacaacgGAGCATGTTCCATTATcggtgaggttgaggaagGCGATTGTTCCTGTCAAGCAGTGGGAtccgacgaggaagatgagttGGAGGGAGAACATGACACCGACGAGCTAAGAATGTTAGGATTGAAGACATGATCGTGTCAGGGAACTAACCTCGTATCCAAACTTGCCAAACATGAGTTTACCAGCATCGGCATAGTGAGAAACCTCGGGGTAAGcaagcttgacttgaccgaCGACGTGAGAAGTGTAGATGGCAACAAAACCGAGACCGACAGTAAGAATAACACCAGCAACCATGCCGAGAGTAGCGAAAGCAGAGGGAAGCGACAAGCATCCAAGAGCGATAGCCTCGACGATCAGAACAACCGTCAATCGCTTCCATCCAAGACGGTGGAAGTGAGCATTGCCCTCggcagccttttgcttctccatGTCGCAAACGGCGATCTCGCCTGCACTGTTGTCGAACATGTCTGGTACTgattctctcttcttgtctgtGGGTGCCTGGTGGGCAGACTGGTGAATTTGGTCCATGATGAGTGAAGTATGGGGATAGAAGATGGAGAGGCAGATGGGAAACGAGAGAAACGATGAGAGGAATGACCACAATATAAAGAACAAGGCGAGATAAGAGCAAGAAACCGAGAATGAGGCCGATCTTTGTAGTTGCAGAGCAAGCGTCTGTGGGTCAGAGATACGGTGCTTGACGGTCCACCCGATGACTAGACAAGAGGCGATTCTTGCCTGGGCCCAGTTTCTGTGACATGTTGAATCTCCTCATCTCGAGAGAGACTACCCCAGACTCGAATGCCCCATCCCCAGGTCGTTGTATTTCTCTCTCGTAAAATGAAGCTCCATGCGGTGCCGAATCTCCGTCCTCATGAGGCTCGAGCTTGGATGCTGGTCTTTCGATTACCTAAAGCGGGTCGGAAAAGAGCCTCACGCGGgcttttgcttggctgcagTCATGTTTGCATTAGTCAAGAATACTCCCAGCGGATTCTCCCCAGAGTTGGTCCCAGAATTGGTTCCAGTTGACAGAGATTCTCCGCAAAGAGGCGAGAGATTAAGTTGAGGAGACTGCACGTTTTACGTACACGATACACGACCAAAATGCGGAGAGGAGGATTCATGTTGGGGGAGTTGAGAGTCCAAGTGCCGAGAGACGTTTCGACGTGCCAAGACGACGATTCTTGGCCCCAGGTCGGCTCCGTGAGAGTATCGCACGAGTCTGCGTCTATACGTCAGCCTCATCCGAAGAGTTTTTTCAGCGGCTTGGCCGAGTTCTGCTTGGCACAGAAGCAAGACGCACGCGAGAACCCTTCTCGAAGGATGCTAGCCAGGGGTGGCGGTGTTCAATTGGTTCGTGGGGAGATGATAAAGAAAGGTTTGCAGGGGCTTAATAGCGCCCCCAATGGTAAGCAAGAAAAGCATTGACCATGAGGGTTTTCCCTTTCGATAGCGCGGGCGTTGACGATGGATTCGGAGAATGTGTTATGCGTGTGGTACGATGGATGGAGAGAGATGGAGGCGCGGCTAATCACTTGACTCGGGGTGGTGGTTAAAGTCCGGGACCTTGCCTACAGCGGATGGTCACTAGATCATCACTGGAATTTAGTGAACATTACTGAGCCGTCGCTGAGCCGCCACTAGACCACCACTAAATACCTGATCTAACACCACTAAACAGCTGCTGAATCACCAACTTTAATGCCATCCGACTTCCATTACTCTACAGTCTACACTTCACCTCCATGGATGCTGACCAGATGAAACTCGGTATTCGGCGTTTCCTTCCTATATAAACCATCAATGCACCATAACATCGCCTATCTAAAAAGGCCTATCTTGATAGTAATCCGTCATTGAAACACAACCGATTACTCACGTTGCTCTCACATTGGCTCAACTGGTTTTTCTCTCGTAATATCTGTGGAACCGTGAAAAAACTTGTCGCTCACAGACCAGGTCGATCTAAATGGAACGAGTCAACGAGACTTTCCGTAATCTACCGACCCCGGTATAAGCATCATTACGAGAGTCAGTCTAGACTCTGGAATGTCAGGGTAAGGTCAATGATGAATTCGGGGAAATTGATCAATCCTCTCTGGGTCTGACGGCAGTTGAGTTAaatcttggctcttggcagCCCAACGGTTGCACTATTTTATGCACAACACCCCAGGAAGGAAAACATCATGCCGATCAGCTGACGTAGGGTAGATGACGACGTGAAGCCAGACATTCTTTTGTTGAACAGATGATCAGACTATGTATCTTGTTATTAGTTTCCGAGTAGAAATTCTGATCTTGTTCCATGATTTGCATCGTCGTAAAAATCCGTGCTAGTCTTAAAGAATCCACAATAACGAGATTCAACGTTAACTTGAGATATGCATAACACCGTTCATCACTCCAGGGTCAGGGTATCTCAAAAAACTAGTATCAATAACTCTAAATGCTCGCTAGGATATCTTTTTCACCACTAAACACTAACTCCAGAAAACGGTTTAAACATCAGGCGACCCCATAACAACCTGCACAGGAACCATCAagtcaatcttgacatctccCTCGAGAACAACCTTGACAGTGTACGCTCTCGAAACGATACAAGAGTGGAATGTCGGCACATACATCTTGTCAACCGTTGGCAACTCAAATGGAATCTGAACTGTGGCTGTGTGAAAAACAGGTGATGCCTTTGTAGATTGCATGTCCAAATTCTGAGTCCATtcgatcttggtctcagtCTTTGGTAGAGAAACAGAATAGGGGTATCCGAAGTTGGCAACTTGTGATCCCATAGTAGGTAGATTTCGCATCGGTTGGTCGCGGAACCAAGTATGTGAATAGACCTTCATGGCTGCTGATGTGATTTGAGGAGGAGTCACGTCCGTAGATGAAGGCTCAAATGTGAAACTGATAGGAATGCTGGATCCGCTCGCCTCGTAACCCTCTTTGCTGAGATGTACAGCAGCAGGTTGAGCCGCCACAGCAGAGATACGACCTTGCGAAGTAGAAAAGATATTCTTTCGTACTTTTTTCGACTTTTCGATTTTGTACAAATCGTCTCGTTCGGTGATGTTCAGGGGTGGTTCTTCGAAAGATGTAGGTATAACGTTGATTCGGTGGGAGTTTCCTAGGATGGCGACAAATCCAGTCTTGGTTCGTGTCAGGACAAATGCCTTGACGCTGTAGCTAACTCGTGCCATGTTGGGAGCcatatcatctttctccCAGCCTCCCAGTgtaggaggaagagacaTGTGGCGTTCCCATACATCTTCGGAGACGGTCGAGTGAGTGCAGGCTTTGGATGTAAGATGAGCTGGGATGTTAAAGATGAAAGGGAAAGTATATGTTGTTCCGGCGGAGAGAATGTTCGATGAAGGATATTCGGATTCGTCGATGGGCATCTCGAGGCGAAGGAATCGGTGGCTCGTCATGTGTGTCATATCAGGACCATCCCTCCTTGTTTCGGTCATTCCATCGAGAGAGATATCAACATGGTCGAATCGAGTGTTTCTCGCAGGAGTAATAGACACAACACCAGATATCTCGGAGTTGGTGGTGTACACCTTTGAGTTAAAGTGACGGTTGATAGAAATCTGCACTTCAGGTTTTCTAGACATCTTTCCCTTTAGTGAAGATGCCAAAGCATGAGCTACTCCCCAAGGTTGACAGCTTCCATCTCGGTGAATACCGAGATGTTCATAGTCCGGGGGTGTTGTAGGTAGTTTTGCGACTTGAACGTCGACGTGAGACGAGAAGGGTTTCTCAGAGAGTGACATTTTGATGAACAGACTAAGTTGATGTTCTTAAAGATATCAAATCAATGTACTTAGAGATGTGCTCGAAAGTAGAAAATTTGATCACAGCCTTTATATATATCAATGTCTTCTCTACGCCCTGTCGTGATTGACCCATTGTGACTGATCCATACCATGTTAGCTTGACAAGTACAAGTTGTAGGGCGCATTTCGACATGCGCCGACTTCGGTTATGAATCAACGAATAAACCAGCTGAATAATGTTTAGACTATAGACATTGGATAGCCTTAACCTATTCAGATTTAAGTGTCTTGATACTTAATTTTGCTGTTTTATCTGATTGAtaaagttgatgttgaaatcgTTGAAGTCCCCAATTCTTCAACTGACCCACCTGTAGATGTCTTGATCAGTGGAGCCTCTCATGTTTTGTACGTAAAAATCGAGTGATCAGTTTCTAGTCTGTTACTGAGACATTCACAAGCATCAATGTTGAGAAAATACACTGAATATCGTCCattcacatcatcatcagatgGAAGCTATTCATCCGTGGCTGACATTTAATCCGATAGCGGACATGATTAAAAGAAGTCGTCTtgaccagaaacaacaatATTGAGTGCGGAATTGAGTCACCAGACAATTAAAAAAAAGCCACAGCTGTTAAGCGAAGACTGACAAGGCAAGTTTTGGACCGATTCTCCATTATTAATCCACCAGCCctccatgtcttgtcttgtcgacTACGCCCTGTGAAGTCAGCGCCCTTTATGTCAATGGCGCAATGTACGTGACATGTAAATGGAAAAATGAGTAAGCGAAACACGTACCAGGGCTGTAATTGATTATGTCCAATGCAGTTAATGTGGCTTCAGTCATGTCATTACAGATTTGCAGCGTCTGACCGTCATGTGAGATTTtattatcttatcttatctctCTTATCGTAAAAGTCTGCCCCGCGATCAACACCACAGAAATTATCGCCAAACCCCACGCAAACAATCACTCCCAATCAATAAATCACCATGGCCTCAGACGCATCCGCCCTCAAGCCTATTCACAGTCTTGTACTCGACACAGGCCctctcatcaagaacgacccTCCCGCAAACACCCTCCGCGCCAAAGCCGAACACCTCTACACCCTTCCCGTCATCATTTCCGAAATCCGAGATGCCGCCACTCGATCGAGAGTAGAGACGACTCTTCTCCCCTTTGTTACCCTTCGATCGCCCACCCCTGCAAGTGTCAAGGTCATTCGGGATTTTGCGCGCAGAACTGGTGATCTCGCAGTTCTCAGCAAGCCCGATATTGAAGTTTTGGCTTTGGGGTATGAGCTTGAGTGCGAGAGAAATGGAGGAGATTGGAGATTGAGGAATACTCCTGGTCAAAAGGGTTTGAATGGGAAACCACCAAAGCCTGCTGACAAGGAGGAGTCTTTAGAGAGCGCTACCGATAAGTTGACCATTGAGTCTACTGCAGAGACTGCCGGGGAGCCTACCGCCGAGTCTGAGCCTGTCGCAGAATCTGGAACCGAAAAGACAGAGACCAAGGATACAGAGGCGACCGCAGAGACTACACAAACTGGAGAGACAACAGAGGCTACACAGGCAGCGGAGACTACACAGACCACAGAGACAGCGGCCCCCAAGGAACCCACCACAGAGTCCACAGAGACGGCAGAGCCCGTCAAAGAGTCCGCAGACACCGAGTCACCCCAAGTTTCCGGCGAAAAGGTCGACGAGACCATCGAAGCCGTCGAGGAAGCCTCTGAAGGCGAAGTCTCAGACGCCTCCGACGACGAGGGCGGCTGGATCACCCCCTCCAACCTGAAGAAACACCAAGCAGCAACCCCCGGCGCTACTGGTCCTTCAGCCCCCGTCCAAAAAACCCTACAAGCCGCAGTCCTCACCTCCGATTACGCCATGCAAAACGTCGCTCTGCGAATGAACCTAAACCTCGTCGCTCCCTCGCTCGCACGAATCACACACCTCAAGAACTGGGTTCTACGCTGCCACGGCTGCTTCAAGATCACAAAGGAGATGGACAAGCAGTTCTGCCCTACGTGTGGACAGCCTACGCTTATGCGAACGAGTTGCTCAACAGACGAGTACGGAAACTTCAAGGTCCATCTGAAGAAGAACTTCCAGTGGAACAACCGCGGAAACGTCTACAGTGTTCCCAAGCCAGTCCACGGATCCTCCAACGGACGTCTCGCCAAGAATGCAGGTGGACAAAACAACTGGGGCACGAATCTCATTTTCGCAGAGGATCAGAAGGAATTCACAAGGGCAGCGACGGagcaacaaagacagagaaagaaggat
This is a stretch of genomic DNA from Fusarium graminearum PH-1 chromosome 4, whole genome shotgun sequence. It encodes these proteins:
- a CDS encoding N amino acid transport system protein, encoding MDQIHQSAHQAPTDKKRESVPDMFDNSAGEIAVCDMEKQKAAEGNAHFHRLGWKRLTVVLIVEAIALGCLSLPSAFATLGMVAGVILTVGLGFVAIYTSHVVGQVKLAYPEVSHYADAGKLMFGKFGYELVGVMFSLQLIFLVGSHCLTGTIAFLNLTDNGTCSVVFGVVSAIILLIVAIPPSFAEVAILGYIDFVSIIVAVLITIIATGIQAGNSDGGMSSVNWSAWPKDNLSFTDAFIAITNIVFAYSFAVCQFSFMDEMHTPADYVKSIWSLGLIEIGIYTLTGALIYAFVGQDVQSPALLSAGDLISKIAFGVALPVIFISGSINTTVVGRYIHGRVFKDSIIRYINTKMGWITWLVLVTVITIVAFVIAEAIPFFNDLLSISSSLFISGFTFYFPAIMWFMLIRKGPWYSKENLPLAIANGLIFVIGMIVLVGGTYASIDDIILKFHKGEVRGVFTCEPIA